In Heteronotia binoei isolate CCM8104 ecotype False Entrance Well chromosome 21, APGP_CSIRO_Hbin_v1, whole genome shotgun sequence, the DNA window ccatggcCTTTTCTATGGGGTAAGTATAACTTTCTAATCATTGATCAGAAGAAACCCTAATAATTAATCCAGTGGTTTATTTTCTTGCCACTGTTGCTATACCACCTGAGTCTAGCTTTTACATGTTGTCCCTTTAGTGAGTTTCCCCTCCTAAATGGGACTCTAATAAATGTCATTTTTAGCATATCTTAATGGTTAAGTATGTGATTGTTCGGAAAACTTATACTTCTATATAGTACCTCTCACATTTATTTCTAACACTTGATATTTCACCTGCAGGCAGCAACTATTGGGCTCTGGATAAAGATGGACAAGTTATGGTAACCGGTGACCACCCAAGCGATTTTACCATCCAGTTTGCATCTTCCACTGGTGTTCTCATCAAAACATCTAATAAGTTTTTTGTGGCTGACCTCGGAGGCCGATTATGGGCTGGGGCTTCAGATGCAGCTGGCGCAACAGTGTTCCATTACTGAGCACTTACCATATTGATGTTTCCATCAATAAACCTCTGTGTGGGCTCACATCAATGTACCCTAACGTTACCCTTTGCCTAGTTTCTGACTCCTTCAATTATACTCTTTTGGAAAGAATCATACTGCCTGCCTTTTCGCACTGCTCTTTGACTAAATGGCTGGATGCCTGAACTTTCAGTAATACAATCAACCCAGATAACTTAATCTGTGTTGAAAGAACCCAAACTGCTGGCCCTAATCTTAACCAGAGCTCCCTTCTGTGAATTTAAGTTTCATAAAGGTTAGATAAGTGGCACAAGATCAGTCAGTATGACAGATGCCAACCCACTCACCTTGCTCTGCTATATAAGCCCAGCAATTCAGGCTTCTGCAAGCATGTGCTACTTAAAAACTCTTAAGTAGATACATAgttgaaaaataaatatttattccaAGGATACAGTAGAAAAACAAAGTGTCACAAATCACTTAACACACACTAACAATACTGAATTGGAGAGGGGACACAAAACCCCACTGCCCTTATTGTCATTCTCCCCTTCCCTTTCACGGATTGGATACAGGAGATCACACATAGGAAAGACTGGGTAAAGATGCCCCAGTGACAGTCACTGCACACATGCTAGAACACTGGAGCCCATCATCAGATTATACCATACCAAAGAAGTCAGTGGACACAGCAATTGCAGCTATAATCTGAACTTTCAGGAGTTAAATTTCCAAGTTGTAAAGTCTGAATAGAACTTGTCATCCTCCAGCTGGAATGCAAAGGTGATGCTGGGTCTGTGGCTAGCAGTGGTTCCAGTGATTTCTTGAAAACTGTCCTCATGGTTCCCTAGTTGAAAGAGAAGAGTGGCCGTGTTGTCTTCCAGCTTTTTCAAGGAAATGATATTGAGCCATACCCGTGACAACAGAAGATTCATGCAGCCTCTTTCCTATATGAAGAGCACATGATTCCATGCAATACCATCCGTGACGATTTTCAGTAGGAATCCAAACTGCATAAAATAATGAGCATAACACAAGAACATTAGCaatgaccaggacttttttggtaagaaaaagccaagcattaacgcatttgcatattaggccacaccccctgacaccaagtcagctggaactacatttctgtgcgttcctgctcaaaaaaaagccttggctttaACAAAACACTGCTTTACAGTAAGTAGGTAAGATCCCAGTACTGCTCCTATGCTTAACACTGACAATCACAAATATCAATCACATAGCGGCAGACAGGTACACAGCAATTTTGCAGAAGTTGTCTACTACCCTCTACCCTGTATATGAGACAGACCATTTTTGACTGATATCAGTACTTTATCCCTCCTCTCACCCCTCCCCTTTAAATTGCTTTAATCTCTCAAATTTTTGTGCTCTTCTTTCCACATACTAAATCTCACCCCTCTACCATTTTCTCTACTTATTTAACCTTTCCCAACACATGAACCTTAGCCCTTCCAGATCAAtacactggctctcccagatctcaAGTGTAAAAAATACTAATAGTCTTCATGCTTTTCAGATTAGAAAGCAAGTAAGCCAAgagtaatgtctttttaaaaagttacaaaaAAATTCACTTCCTAAAAtaccaaaaggaaaaaaagaaaagtaccTGGAGAAGGAAGCCAGGGTAAGAATGCCAAGAAACAGCTCAACTGCATAGAAGAGAAGCAGGATAGCATTGAGGATGGCCTCCAGACGCAAAGCATAGGTCTGCAGCAGAAGATAGTAGGCTGCCATCACAGCTGCTGGACAGGTTAGAGCCAAGCTGATAGAGAGTGGCACTTTCCGTTGACACAGGTTCCCTTTTGACCCTGTCACAAACAGCATAATCAGTCAGGCAGTTGGGCCTTCCTTAGTACACAAAGCAAACAAGCCTCAGTGTTTGGAGACCAAATATGAAGTCCGCTTCTCAGGAAGCTGTTTGTATTAAGAGCAGGGAATTTTGCAACTTCTCATATTGCAATTCTGACCATTTCCCAGATCAGGAGAGGTAACTAGACATGTCAGGACAGTTCAGGAACTACAATAAAAAGCCTTTTTAATATGGGGCTACTCATCTCTTCCAATTCATTTAAAAATCTTAGGAATTGCAGAGCCTGGAATGAAGCAGCAGCAATCACATACTGTGCTTAACACCAATAAATATACTAATGGTGGGTGGCAGAATGTATAGGATGATTGCTTGGTGAACATTATGTAAGAAATGTGTCAGCTAAAATGCCACCACAGATGTTCACACTTCAGCAGTGTAATATACCGCTCCAGGGACATCTGATTCTTTGATATTCACCAAAGAATATCCGGGCGACTTCAATTCCAAGGTAAAGGAACAGCATAACCAGGTCCAAGGCCAGATTTGCAGAGGGATATGGCAACAGCAGTCCTAGGGGCACACAAACAGTAACATGCGTCAAGAGTAAAAGACTCAGCTGCCCACATCTACCTACTGCATTCCTTTAAAAAGGAGAATCTATGAAATAAACGTAATGATGGTTCTATAAAGGTCTTTAATTTTCAAACAGCAGCTAGGGGTGGAGGAAGATAGAAAATGCATCATTTACTTTTTACTTTCTTTAGGAGAATGTCAAAATGTAAACCAAAGACACATCTGCAAAGCAGGGAGAAAGATGTCTCTTTTCCCATAAACACCCTTCCCATTAGTCTGGAATTGCAGCCAAGAAAAACTTACCCTTGTAGACAAATATGAAGATCTCCAGCAAGAAATATGTGGCATAATACCAGCCATTGAGGAACAGCAGAATCTCCAGAGGCGTAGAAGAGAGTTGGCGATCTAGGAGAGAGGCAACTAAAACATCAGCATCTATGGGATGTGCTCCCTTTGTGCCACCCTTGCTTTCTCTCAGAGACAAACACACAGATCTCCTTTTATATTACACTGAAAACCAACCTGCCAGAAAAGTCCAATTCTGAGCTAAATCAATGGAAAGATGCTAAAATTGGTTTATGTTTGTCAAAACGAAAACTGAACCTCACTAAGGCGGTAACAGCAGTTGCTAAGAGAAGCAGCAACACAAAACACAAGCCTTCCTTATAACAGGTAGTACCACACAGTTGCATGATAAGCTCACTGGTCTGGACAACGGGGTTGCTAACTTCACTCTGGGACACCCACGGAGCAGGTCCATCAAACCCTTCTCATCCTGAGTCACAGGCACACCCCTAAAATCCCCTAAAATACCTGTATCCCAAACTAACTTTGCACATCCAAGAGATCACACAACCATTAGCACAACTTTAAAACACCCAATTCCACCACTAGAACTCTACTGAAAGGGCACACGAGTCTGTGGCTCCAGAATGGTGGCTAAAGGAGATGAAAGGAAGGGAATCGCCGTCAGGGATCAAAACTGTAGCCCCACCGCCTCCCTTAGAGGGAGCTGGGCACTGTGATTAAATGCACCGCGGGACGGGGGCTCATTTCGGTTAGGCTCCCTCCGTTGCCAATGGCTCCCCCATTCATTCAGCCCAAGGACTCGGGTTGCCCTGCAGGAGGGGAGCGGAGAGGTCCCTGAGAGCCAAGAGGCCCTGACCCGACCCGCCCCCCTGGTTACATGACCTTGTAGCACCAACAGGCTGCCCGACGCCTCCCTGGGGGCTTCTAgcgctccaaccccccccccccacttactcCGAGGCGCCATCTTCCGTTTCCATGGAAACCTCTACGCAGAACACTCTCTTCCGGCAAAGGTCATGACTAGGAAAGGAGGCATAGGCCCCAGCGACCATAGAGATAGTCTTTGCTATCTGTCCTGCAGTCATACACAGCCTGATCTTCCAGCGCTGAAGTGACATGGATTCTAGAGTGGCGTCGCTCGTTCTCCTGAAGAGATAGGTTCCAGGCCAAGGACGCGCGTGCTTGTTAGTCTTCAACGTCTCAAGGAAGCCGTTTTATTTTTGCTCCGTCGCTGGCACCTTTGCCGTGAAAGCCGCGACCCAGGGTGgcagtggggaaaaaaaaaaaaaaagcttccatTCGATATCGGAAGTGTTTGTTGAAATCCACCCGCCACGCCGCAGAATCGTAGTCTCTATGGTAACTCACTGGCACCGCCCTCCTTGCCGCAAGCTTTTCAAGCGACGCCACTGCTTTGGCTTAAATTTACCGAGCAAAGTCTGATCGCTGCAGTCACCTGCTTCACAGCCGAACGGTGTCATTGCATTCAACTAGTACAAAGAGAATTCTGACGGTCCTTCGCTTTATTAGCAGACACTGCCTCCTTCCCTTATTACAAACATGTTTTTCTTCCTTTAAAGAGCTTTACCTTGCAAAGGCTGACAACTCTCCAAAATGTTTTAATAACTACCGTTGCCAATGGAAAGATACTTTTGACGTTTCCATATATAAATACTTTCTACCAATAATTTTTTTGATTCCTGGGGTTGTTGCATAGGAATAAACGTTTAAACATTGATGCCAGTGGTTCCCAAAGCAGTCGGAAGGGAGCGCTGAAGGTAGGTTCCTTCAACTATGTTTTCACCCATCTACTATTGACCAGgctagccggctcgaggttgtctcagccttccatccttcccaggtcggtaaaatgagtacccagcttgctggggggaaagtatagacgaccggggaaggcaatggcaaaccaccccgtaaaaaagtgctgtgaaaacgtgaaagcagcttcaccccagagtcggaaacgactggtgcttgcacaggggactaccttcacctccccccccccccccccccgccctttgcaTAGTGCTGAAATCTGGGGGAAACTTGGAATGTTTAGTAAATACACCACCAGAGCTTCAGTCAGACTAGTATGCTGTGTTGAGAAACTGTCATCACCCCGTGTGTTTTTGTCTCTTTGTCATTGCTCTAGTTTTTGCTGGTAAGTTCTTAATTGAGTGTTGTATTTATTCTCCTGTGATTTCAGTTGCTGAACCTGTTGGTTAAGAAGTGTGCTTTTTAGCTGCCTAAGTGTTTTTGCTGTAGCTCacttaatattaatatttctagGTTTATAGAAGTGAAACTCTGTGGGGTTGGCCCTCTgttggagtgggggggaggtattttgtaaaatgagtacccagcttgctggggagaaagtgtagatgactggggaaggcaatggcaaaccaccctataaaaagtctgctgtgaaaatgttgtgatgcgacgtcaccccagagtcagaaacaactggtgcttgcacagggggctacctttacatttttattttgccccaaaagggagCTGTAGGAGAGTCTGAAGGAAAACAGGGTtctgaggaggaaaaaaagaggcAGGAGCTGTCTGGATCCCAGGGTAGAGAACAGAGTGACCTGAGAAGGAGCCTCCAGAGAGCTGGGGGAACACAAAAATCCTGAAGAACAGCGCCACTAAGAACCACACAATGCCTTGAAAATGTGGAAGATACATTGCATGGCATACTAAGACAACAGAATTTGCAGTACAGCTGGATGAATCAGCTTTGCCAGGCAATTAAATTAATCTTTGCTTATTGCATGCGTGCACTTTATAAAAGATGAAAGTTTGGCTCAACAGTTATTTGCAAGGCAACTAAGAACAGATACTGAGAGTCAAAGACAAGGAAATTCCagttatttattattagatttgATTAATCACCAAATCCCAGAGCACCATCAATGACTGGTCAGTAGCATGGGTGCGTTGCTTACTTGAAAAATGCAGTGCCAGATGTCTTTAACATTCACTGTGTATTTCATTGCCAAAATCTGGTTGCAAAAAACCCTCAAGTAATTGCCTGCACAGGACATTACACAGTGAATAAAATTAAAGCCCATGTTCTCAAGgatgaaaagagccccgtggcatagagtgttaaagctgcagtattgcagtcctaagctctgctcacgagctgagttcgatccccggcagaagctgggttttcaggtagccggcttgaggttgactcagccttccatctttccgaagtcggtaaatgagtacccagcttgctggggggggggggggaagtgtagatgactgggtaaggcaatggcaaaccaccctgtaaaaagtctgccgtgaaagcaacgtcaccccagagtcggaaacgactggtgcttgcacaggggaccttttctttcctctcaAGAATGAGCAATTTTGGGAGCTCTGTGTTGAGAATGGTGCAGTTTTTGAACATTTTGCTGCTTCATACTGAAGTTCGTTGGCTACCAAAAGGCAACTATGGGAGATGCTTTTATGACCTTTTCAACACTATTGTGGAGTTTTTTGAAGATACAAAGAGATCATAATATTGCTTATGTATCAGAACTGTCTGCAAAGTTCAATGAAATGAATTTGCAAGTTGCAAAGTAATAAGGTCAATATTATTAAAGCCAAATCTGTTATCTTTATGTTTATTTCAAAGTTAATTCTGTTCAAATGCAATATAGGCCATCATGAGAAATACCAGTTTCTGAGCCTGTCTGATCCAGAAGATAAAGGTGGCATACAAGATGATGATCTGGAGATTTTTTTCTTCATGCATATGCTGCATGAAGATATGTCTGAGCAATTTGAGGCTCTTCTTTCAATGGAAATTCCAGACAGAGTAATAAATCCATTTTCAGATATTAAGGAAGCTGAGGTAGTGGAGGAAAAAGTAGTTGAGCTACAAAATGGCACTGTGTTAAAGGCAAAGCAGTTGTGCTAAGAGTTTTGGTTACGGAAATAAATTTCTGACCACTTTCCAGCACTATGGTTAAGATGCTTCTTATTGCCTTTCCAACATATTTGGTGGAACATGGTTTTAATGTGGTCATCTAGCTTCTCTCccagcaacaaaaaaaaaaaaatcaactccaGATTACTGAACATGGTGATTTAAGACTCCTGCTGAGTGACTTTAAACCAGACATTGGGAAACTGGTATCACTTCATCAAG includes these proteins:
- the TMEM216 gene encoding transmembrane protein 216, with translation MAPRNRQLSSTPLEILLFLNGWYYATYFLLEIFIFVYKGLLLPYPSANLALDLVMLFLYLGIEVARIFFGSKGNLCQRKVPLSISLALTCPAAVMAAYYLLLQTYALRLEAILNAILLLFYAVELFLGILTLASFSSLDSY